A genomic window from Minwuia thermotolerans includes:
- the map gene encoding type I methionyl aminopeptidase, producing MNYISADNAPVRNTGQIKLHDAAAFDGMRAAGRLAAETLDMIVGHVKPGVTTEELDGLCHEFITARGAVPAPLNYRGFPKSICTSINHVVCHGIPGPRALKDGDIMNIDVTVILDGWHGDTSRMFHVGKPKKKSERLIDVTYEAMMRGIRAVRPGARLGDIGAAIQEYAEAERCSVVRDFCGHGLGRVFHDAPNVLHYGQANSGIELKPGMFFTVEPMINLGDWRVKILEDGWTAVTRDRSLSAQFEHSIGITEDGVEIFTESPAGLHKPPYG from the coding sequence ATGAACTACATCTCGGCGGACAACGCACCGGTCCGCAACACCGGCCAGATCAAGCTGCACGACGCGGCCGCCTTCGATGGCATGCGCGCCGCGGGGCGGCTGGCCGCCGAGACGCTCGACATGATCGTCGGGCACGTGAAGCCGGGCGTGACCACGGAAGAGCTCGACGGACTCTGCCACGAGTTCATCACCGCCCGGGGCGCGGTGCCGGCGCCGCTCAACTACCGGGGTTTCCCCAAGTCAATCTGCACGTCCATCAACCATGTGGTCTGCCACGGCATACCCGGCCCGCGGGCGCTGAAGGACGGCGACATCATGAACATCGACGTCACCGTCATCCTGGACGGCTGGCACGGCGACACCAGCCGCATGTTCCACGTCGGCAAGCCGAAGAAGAAGTCGGAGCGTCTGATCGACGTCACCTACGAGGCCATGATGCGCGGCATCCGGGCCGTCAGGCCCGGCGCCCGCCTGGGCGACATCGGCGCGGCGATCCAGGAATACGCGGAGGCCGAGCGCTGCTCGGTCGTGCGCGACTTCTGCGGTCACGGCCTGGGCCGCGTCTTCCACGACGCGCCCAACGTGCTGCATTACGGCCAGGCGAACTCCGGCATCGAACTGAAGCCCGGGATGTTCTTCACCGTCGAGCCGATGATCAATCTGGGCGACTGGCGGGTGAAGATTCTGGAGGACGGCTGGACCGCCGTGACCCGCGACCGCTCGCTGTCGGCGCAGTTCGAGCACTCGATCGGCATTACCGAAGACGGCGTGGAGATCTTCACGGAATCGCCGGCGGGCCTGCACAAGCCCCCCTACGGCTGA
- a CDS encoding penicillin acylase family protein, whose amino-acid sequence MTRRISTLLSTVAVAALIGGCSLLTSVPEPVTVESRIAGLETEGLDVSAPVEIRWNAHMVPWITAESDADGAYALGYVHAHLRLGQMEILRRAASGQLAEVAGPLAADLDQTLRTIGYRRAAEANYPALPAETKLWLDRFAEGVNAYVARLDELPHEYRLFAFEPKPWSAIDVLAFGRLAGSDVNWLVSIGLLGLTDREDWPEIWDEVMRFNGGSLPSIAELEADRDGGRLLAALLFTLGGDARAGSNAWAVSGARTASGAPMLATDPHLGITVPNIWLLAGLKTPSFEVVGMMPAGMPVFGLGRNRHLAWGATNLRARSSDLIDVSGLPDSAFTTVREEVPIRFGFDRDIEIRVSPYGPVITDAPMVDDPQGRQLALRWVGQGGSDELSAYMDAARATGVGEFHAAMESFAIPGLAFVLAAADGDIAIGTAARLPARPHGAPGGLVVQPPESGEADPWNTMLTASSLPWIVNPEKGFVASANNPTAEAVTPLTIFDTPPDRIAVIESHLRPAGNVDREFMAKLQRNTHSPSAVVLRDTIVEAAEKAGLGSRVPDELAEWNGDYEADSRGALLLEGMIAGLATPVYEALGEVDVLEVVSRWAWFRMKLARDLLRLTPEQALTALEKGFEEMEAAGEEFAIWGDMHRVQLRHPLANAPVIGGRYIFGDVPTGGSNETVMKSAHSPAGERHWAFYGSQARQISDMADPDENHFVLLGGQDGWLNAEGFSDQLPLWQRGDYIRLPLTRTAVEAGFPTVTVLRPKE is encoded by the coding sequence ATGACGCGACGCATTTCAACCCTGTTGTCGACGGTTGCCGTGGCGGCGCTGATCGGCGGCTGCAGTCTGCTGACGTCGGTGCCCGAGCCGGTGACGGTGGAAAGTCGGATTGCGGGGCTGGAGACGGAGGGGCTGGATGTCTCGGCACCTGTGGAGATTCGCTGGAACGCGCACATGGTGCCGTGGATCACCGCCGAGTCCGACGCGGACGGCGCCTATGCGCTGGGCTATGTCCACGCGCATCTGAGGCTTGGCCAGATGGAGATCCTGCGGCGCGCCGCCAGCGGTCAGCTGGCCGAGGTCGCGGGTCCGCTGGCAGCGGACCTGGACCAGACGCTCCGCACCATCGGCTACCGCCGCGCGGCCGAGGCCAACTACCCGGCACTGCCGGCGGAAACGAAACTCTGGCTCGACCGTTTCGCCGAGGGCGTCAACGCCTATGTCGCCAGGCTGGACGAACTGCCTCACGAGTACCGGCTGTTCGCCTTCGAACCGAAGCCATGGTCGGCGATCGACGTGCTGGCCTTCGGCCGTCTCGCCGGCTCCGACGTCAACTGGCTGGTCTCGATCGGCCTGCTCGGCCTGACGGACCGGGAGGACTGGCCGGAGATCTGGGACGAGGTCATGCGTTTCAACGGTGGGTCGCTTCCCAGTATCGCCGAACTGGAGGCGGACCGCGACGGCGGGCGGCTGCTTGCCGCGCTGCTGTTCACGCTGGGGGGCGACGCGCGGGCCGGCTCCAACGCCTGGGCGGTCTCGGGCGCGCGCACGGCCAGCGGCGCGCCCATGCTCGCCACCGATCCGCATCTCGGCATCACGGTGCCGAACATCTGGCTGCTGGCCGGACTGAAGACGCCCAGCTTCGAGGTCGTGGGCATGATGCCTGCGGGGATGCCGGTGTTCGGGCTGGGCCGGAACAGGCATCTCGCCTGGGGCGCGACCAACCTTCGCGCGCGCTCGTCCGACCTGATCGACGTCAGCGGCCTGCCCGACAGCGCCTTCACGACAGTTCGGGAGGAGGTGCCGATCCGCTTCGGGTTCGACCGCGATATCGAGATCCGCGTCTCCCCCTACGGTCCCGTGATCACCGACGCCCCCATGGTCGACGATCCCCAGGGGCGGCAGCTCGCCCTGCGCTGGGTGGGGCAGGGCGGCAGCGACGAACTCAGCGCCTACATGGACGCTGCGCGCGCCACCGGCGTCGGCGAATTCCACGCGGCCATGGAGAGCTTCGCCATTCCCGGCCTGGCCTTCGTGCTGGCCGCGGCCGACGGCGATATCGCCATCGGCACGGCGGCCCGTCTGCCCGCCCGGCCGCACGGCGCGCCCGGCGGCCTGGTGGTGCAGCCGCCGGAGTCCGGCGAAGCCGATCCATGGAACACCATGCTTACCGCATCTTCGCTGCCCTGGATCGTCAATCCGGAGAAGGGCTTCGTGGCTTCGGCCAACAACCCGACCGCCGAGGCGGTCACGCCGCTGACCATCTTCGACACGCCGCCGGACCGGATCGCGGTCATCGAATCCCATCTCCGGCCGGCCGGGAACGTGGACCGCGAATTCATGGCGAAGCTTCAGCGGAACACTCACTCGCCCTCGGCCGTGGTGCTCCGTGACACCATTGTGGAGGCGGCGGAAAAGGCCGGCCTCGGCAGCCGGGTGCCGGACGAACTCGCTGAGTGGAATGGCGACTACGAGGCGGATTCCCGCGGCGCCCTGTTGCTGGAAGGCATGATCGCGGGGCTGGCGACACCCGTCTACGAAGCCCTTGGCGAGGTCGACGTTCTGGAGGTCGTCAGCCGCTGGGCCTGGTTCCGGATGAAGCTCGCGCGCGACCTGCTGCGCCTCACGCCGGAACAGGCGCTCACGGCGCTGGAGAAGGGGTTCGAAGAAATGGAAGCCGCCGGCGAGGAATTCGCCATCTGGGGCGACATGCACCGGGTGCAGCTTCGCCACCCGCTGGCCAATGCCCCCGTCATCGGCGGCCGCTACATCTTCGGTGACGTGCCCACCGGCGGTTCCAACGAGACGGTGATGAAGTCCGCCCACAGTCCGGCAGGCGAGCGGCATTGGGCGTTCTACGGCTCACAAGCCCGGCAGATTTCCGACATGGCCGACCCGGACGAGAATCATTTCGTTCTGCTCGGGGGGCAGGACGGCTGGTTGAACGCCGAAGGGTTCAGCGACCAGCTGCCGCTCTGGCAGAGGGGCGACTACATCCGGCTGCCGCTGACCCGCACCGCGGTGGAAGCGGGGTTCCCGACGGTCACGGTGCTGAGGCCGAAGGAGTAG
- the sfsA gene encoding DNA/RNA nuclease SfsA — protein sequence MRFDPPLIRATLLRRYKRFLADVRLEDGREVTAHCPNPGSMLSLIDGGAQTVWLTPVDNPARKLKWTLELIEAGGAMVCVNTQRPNAIAEAALAAGTIPELAGYPVRRREVRYGEHSRIDLLLQAEGRPDCYVEVKGVTLSRQAGLVEFPDSVTRRGAKHLKELTAMAARGHRAVMLFLSPRGDGQVFRPAADVDSAYAAGLAAAMDAGVEAVCRTCHVSALGIYPGDAIPVLID from the coding sequence ATCCGGTTCGACCCGCCGCTGATCCGCGCCACATTGCTCAGGCGCTACAAGCGGTTCCTGGCCGACGTGCGTCTGGAGGACGGACGCGAGGTCACGGCCCACTGCCCCAACCCCGGTTCCATGCTGAGCCTGATCGACGGCGGAGCGCAGACCGTCTGGCTCACGCCGGTCGACAACCCGGCGCGCAAGCTGAAGTGGACGCTGGAACTGATCGAGGCCGGCGGCGCCATGGTCTGCGTCAACACCCAGCGGCCAAACGCCATCGCGGAAGCGGCGCTGGCGGCCGGGACGATCCCTGAGCTGGCCGGCTATCCGGTCCGCCGCCGGGAGGTCCGCTATGGCGAGCACTCCCGCATCGACCTGTTGCTGCAGGCAGAGGGGCGTCCGGATTGCTATGTCGAGGTCAAGGGCGTGACCCTCTCCCGCCAGGCGGGCCTGGTCGAGTTCCCGGATTCTGTGACAAGAAGAGGCGCCAAGCACCTGAAAGAACTGACCGCAATGGCGGCGCGCGGCCATCGGGCGGTGATGCTGTTCCTCAGCCCCAGGGGCGACGGACAGGTCTTCCGCCCCGCCGCCGATGTCGATTCCGCCTACGCCGCAGGGCTCGCCGCCGCGATGGACGCCGGGGTGGAAGCGGTCTGCCGGACTTGCCACGTTTCCGCGCTGGGCATATATCCGGGCGACGCCATTCCCGTCCTCATCGACTGA
- a CDS encoding ATP-binding protein, whose translation MTIAIQEDAADNHRAEVLADVRRAIEAVEAARDNPAGRDRALRDLHTVKGAVGFLGLSELAGALHELEGVMGRGGDGLDVAHRVSEARRLLDSESDTGPPAATGLAGEGAFTQCLWWAERMIGQISTSLGKEAELSITGGDLRIDNKSRAALTRALQHLVRNAIVHGIETPDRRSALGKPRCGAIAIAVHRTGGLLTVEVSDDGAGLPDELSARVFQPGVSGAADVSLYAGRGIGLDVALSEVASLGGRVEARSTPGLGACFTIIVQEPTGP comes from the coding sequence ATGACTATTGCGATCCAGGAAGACGCGGCCGACAACCATCGGGCCGAAGTGCTGGCCGATGTCCGCCGAGCCATCGAGGCTGTCGAAGCCGCCCGCGACAACCCCGCAGGCCGGGACAGGGCGCTGCGCGATCTGCACACGGTCAAGGGCGCGGTTGGATTTCTCGGTCTTTCCGAGCTTGCCGGCGCGCTGCACGAACTCGAAGGAGTCATGGGCCGCGGCGGCGATGGCCTCGACGTGGCGCACCGCGTGTCGGAGGCGCGGCGGCTGCTGGATTCGGAAAGCGACACGGGTCCGCCCGCGGCCACCGGGTTGGCCGGGGAGGGCGCATTCACCCAGTGCCTGTGGTGGGCGGAGCGGATGATCGGGCAAATCTCCACCTCCCTGGGCAAGGAAGCCGAACTGAGCATCACCGGCGGCGACCTCCGGATCGACAACAAGAGCCGCGCGGCGCTCACCCGGGCGCTGCAGCATCTGGTCCGCAACGCCATCGTTCACGGCATCGAGACGCCGGATCGGCGGTCTGCGCTGGGCAAGCCGCGGTGCGGCGCCATCGCGATAGCCGTCCACCGCACCGGCGGCCTGCTTACCGTCGAAGTTTCCGATGACGGTGCGGGATTGCCGGACGAACTGTCCGCGCGGGTCTTCCAGCCGGGCGTCAGCGGCGCCGCGGACGTCAGCCTCTACGCCGGCCGGGGTATCGGCCTCGACGTGGCGCTGTCGGAGGTGGCCTCGCTCGGCGGGCGCGTCGAAGCGCGTTCGACGCCGGGTCTTGGCGCATGCTTCACGATCATCGTGCAGGAACCGACCGGACCCTGA